Proteins encoded together in one Phyllostomus discolor isolate MPI-MPIP mPhyDis1 chromosome 6, mPhyDis1.pri.v3, whole genome shotgun sequence window:
- the CAD gene encoding CAD protein isoform X2 has product MATLVLEDGLVLRGQAFGAAVSTAGEVVFQTGMVGYPEALTDPSYKSQILVLTYPLIGNYGIPPDEVDEFGLSKWFESSGIHVAGLVVGECCPTPSHWSASRTLHEWLQQHGIPGLQGVDTRELTKKLREQGSLLGKLVQDGTEPLSLSFVDPNARPLVPEVSIEEPRVFNAGGTPRILALDCGLKYNQIRCLCRRGAEVTVVPWNHALDSQEYEGLFLSNGPGDPAAYPNVISALSRVLSEPNPRPVFGICLGHQLLALAIGAKTYKMRYGNRGHNQPCLLVGSGRCFLTSQNHGFAVETDSLPAGWHPLFTNANDHSNEGIVHDRLPFFSVQFHPEHHAGPSDMELLFDIFLETVKEALAGNPAGQTVRERLAERLCPPGTPSPGSGLPPPRKVLILGSGGLSIGQAGEFDYSGSQAIKALKEENIQTLLINPNIATVQTSQGLADKVYFLPITPHYVTQVIRNERPDGILLTFGGQTALNCGVELTKAGVLARYGVRVLGTPVETIELTEDRRAFASRMAEIGEHVAPSEAANSLEQAQAAAERLGYPVLVRAAFALGGLGSGFASNREELSALVAPAFAHTSQVLVDKSLKGWKEIEYEVVRDAYGNCVTVCNMENLDPLGIHTGESIVVAPSQTLNDREYQLLRQTAIKVTQHLGIVGECNVQYALNPESEQYYIIEVNARLSRSSALASKATGYPLAYVAAKLALGIPLPDLRNSVTGGTAAFEPSLDYCVVKIPRWDLSKFLRVSTKIGSCMKSVGEVMGIGRSFEEAFQKALRMVDENCVGFDHTVKPVSDMELETPTDKRIFVVAAALWAGYSVERLYELTRIDRWFLHRMKGIVAHAQLLEQHRGQPLPPCLLHQAKRLGFSDKQIALAVLSTELAVRKLRQELGICPAVKQIDTVAAEWPAQTNYLYLTYWSTTHDLTFRTPHVLVLGSGVYRIGSSVEFDWCAVGCIQQLRKMGYKTIMVNYNPETVSTDYDMCDRLYFDEISFEAVMDIYELESPEGVILSMGGQLPNNMAMALHRQQCRVLGTSPEAIDSAENRFKFSRLLDTIGISQPQWRELSDLESARQFCQSVGYPCVVRPSYVLSGAAMNVAYSDGDLERFLSSAAAVSKEHPVVISKFIQEAKEIDVDAVACDGVVVAIAISEHVENAGVHSGDATLVTPPQDITAKTLERIQTIVHAVGQELQVTGPFNLQLIAKDDQLKVIECNVRVSRSFPFVSKTLGVDLVALATRVIMGEEVEPVGLMTGSGVVGVKVPQFSFSRLAGADVVLGVEMTSTGEVAGFGESRCEAYLKAMLSTGFKIPKKNILLTIGSYKNKSELLPTVRLLESLGYSLYASLGTADFYTEHGVKVTAVDWHFEEAVDGECPPQRSILEQLAENHFELVINLSMRGAGGRRLSSFVTKGYRTRRLAADFSVPLIIDIKCTKLFVEALGQIGPAPPMKVHVDCMTSQKLVRLPGLIDVHVHLREPGGTHKEDFASGTAAALAGGITMVCAMPNTRPPIIDAPALALAQKLAEAGARCDFALFLGASSENAGTLGAVAGSAAGLKLYLNETFSELRLDSVAQWMEHFETWPCHLPIVAHAERQSVAAILMVAQLTQRSVHICHVARKEEILLIKAAKARGLPVTCEVAPHHLFLSRDDLERLGPGKGEVRPELGSRQDVEALWENMAVIDCFASDHAPHTLEEKCGPRPPPGFPGLETMLPLLLTAVSEGRLSLDDLLQRLHHNPRRIFHLPPQEDTYVEVDLEHEWTIPSHMPFSKAHWTPFEGQKVKGTVRRVVLRGEVAYIDGQVLVPPGYGQDVRKWPQGAVPQLTPSAPAASEVTTTPERPRRGIPGLPDGRFHLPPRIHRASDPGLPAAFLCPGAGIPRGSRAWANPAEEPKEKATRKAAEPELMGTLDGTCYPPQPVPRQASPQNLGPPGLLHPQTSPLLHSLVGQHILSVQQFTKDQMSHLFNVAHTLRMMVQKERSLDILKGKVMASMFYEVSTRTSSSFAAAMARLGGAVLSFSEATSSVQKGESLADSVQTMSCYADVVVLRHPQPGAVELAAKHCRRPVINAGDGVGEHPTQALLDIFTIREELGTVNGMTITMVGDLKHGRTVHSLACLLTQYRVSLRYVAPPSLRMPSSVWTFVASRGTKQEEFESIEEALPDTDVLYMTRIQKERFGSTQEYEACFGQFILTPHIMTRAKKKMVVMHPMPRVNEISVEVDSDPRAAYFRQAENGMYIRMALLATVLGRF; this is encoded by the exons ATGGCGACCCTGGTGTTGGAGGATGGGCTGGTCCTGCGGGGCCAGGCCTTTGGGGCCGCTGTGTCGACTGCCGGAGAAGTGG TGTTTCAAACCGGCATGGTCGGCTACCCCGAGGCTCTCACTGATCCCTCCTACAAATCGCAGATCTTAGTGCTGACATATCCTCTGATCGGCAACTATGGCATCCCCCCAGATGAAGTGGATGAGTTCGGTCTCAGCAAG TGGTTCGAATCCTCGGGGATCCACGTGGCAGGATTGGTGGTGGGAGAGTGCTGCCCCACACCCAGCCACTGGAGTGCCAGTCGCACCCTGCACGAGTGGCTGCAGCAGCATGGCATACCTGGCCTGCAAG GAGTGGACACTCGGGAGCTGACTAAGAAGTTGCGAGAGCAAGGGTCTCTGCTGGGAAAGCTGGTGCAGGATGGGACAGAGCCTTTATCCCTGTCATTTGTGGACCCCAACGCCCGCCCCCTGGTGCCAGAGGTCTCCATTGAG GAGCCACGGGTATTCAATGCAGGAGGTACCCCTCGGATCCTTGCTTTGGACTGCGGCCTCAAGTATAATCAGATCCGATGTTTGTGCCGGCGCGGGGCTGAGGTCACGGTGGTGCCCTGGAACCACGCGCTGGACAGCCAGG AATATGAGGGTCTCTTCCTGAGTAACGGCCCCGGCGACCCCGCCGCCTACCCCAATGTGATATCCGCACTGAGCCGTGTCTTGTCTGAGCCTAACCCCCGGCCTGTCTTCGGGATCTGCCTGGGCCACCAGCTGTTGGCCTTAGCCATCGGGGCCAAGACTTACAAGATGAG GTACGGGAACCGAGGCCATAACCAGCCGTGCTTGCTGGTGGGCTCCGGGCGCTGCTTTCTGACGTCCCAGAATCATGGGTTTGCCGTGGAAACGGACTCGCTGCCAGCGGGCTGGCATCCTCTCTTCACCAACGCCAACGATCATTCCAACGAAGGCATCGTGCACGACCGCCTGCCCTTCTTCAG TGTCCAGTTTCACCCAGAGCACCATGCTGGCCCTTCAGATATGGAGCTTCTTTTTGACATCTTTCTGGAAACGGTGAAAGAAGCCTTAGCCGGAAACCCCGCGGGCCAGACAG TTCGAGAGCGACTCGCCGAACGCCTCTGTCCACCTGGgactcccagcccaggctctgggctccCCCCACCACGGAAGGTTCTGATCCTGGGCTCAGGGGGCCTCTCCATCGGCCAGGCCGGAGAGTTCGACTACTCAGGTTCGCAG GCGATCAAGGCGCTGAAGGAGGAAAACATCCAGACGCTGCTGATCAACCCCAACATCGCCACAGTGCAGACCTCCCAGGGGCTGGCCGACAAGGTCTACTTCCTCCCCATAACTCCCCACTACGTTACCCAG GTGATCCGCAACGAGCGCCCAGATGGCATACTGCTGACCTTCGGGGGCCAGACAGCGCTGAACTGTGGCGTGGAGCTGACCAAGGCTGGGGTGCTGGCTCGGTACGGGGTCCGGGTCCTGGGCACCCCCGTGGAGACCATCGAGCTGACTGAGGACCGGCGCGCCTTTGCCTCCAGAATGGCCGAGATCGGAGAGCACGTGGCCCCCAGCGAGGCAGCAAACTCCCTCGAACAG GCCCAGGCAGCTGCCGAGCGACTGGGGTACCCTGTGCTGGTGCGTGCAGCCTTTGCCCTAGGTGGCCTGGGCTCAGGCTTTGCATCGAACAGGGAGGAGCTCTCTGCCCTCGTGGCCCCAGCTTTTGCCCACACCAGCCAAGTCCTGGTAGACAAGTCCCTGAAGGGGTGGAAAGAGATCGAGTACGAGGTGGTGAGAGACGCCTACGGCAACTGTGTCACG GTGTGTAACATGGAGAACTTGGACCCGCTGGGCATCCACACTGGTGAGTCCATAGTGGTGGCTCCAAGCCAGACACTGAATGACAGAGAGTACCAGCTCCTGCGGCAGACAGCCATCAAGGTGACCCAGCACCTTGGAATTGTTGGGGAGTGCAATGTGCAATATGCCTTGAACCCCGAGTCCGAGCAG taTTACATCATCGAAGTGAATGCCAGGCTCTCCCGCAGCTCTGCGCTGGCCAGTAAGGCCACAGGCTATCCACTGGCCTACGTGGCAGCCAAGCTGGCCCTGGGCATCCCTCTGCCTGATCTCAG GAACTCGGTGACAGGGGGCACCGCGGCCTTTGAACCCAGCCTGGATTATTGCGTGGTGAAGATTCCTCGCTGGGACCTCAGCAAGTTCCTCCGTGTCAGCACAAAGATCGGAAGCTGCATGAAGAGCGTCG GTGAAGTCATGGGCATTGGGCGTTCTTTCGAGGAGGCCTTCCAGAAGGCTCTGCGCATGGTGGACGAGAACTGCGTGGGCTTCGATCACACAGTAAAGCCAGTCAGCGACATG GAGCTGGAGACTCCGACAGATAAGCGGATCTTCGTGGTGGCGGCTGCTCTGTGGGCCGGCTACTCGGTGGAGCGCCTGTACGAGCTCACGCGCATCGACCGCTGGTTCCTGCACCGCATGAAGGGGATCGTGGCGCACGCCCAGCTGCTGGAGCAGCACCGCGGACAGCCCCTGCCCCCGTGCCTGCTGCACCAGGCCAAGCGCCTGGGCTTCTCCGACAAGCAGATTGCCCTCGCGGTTCTGAG CACCGAGCTGGCTGTTCGCAAGCTGCGCCAGGAGCTCGGGATCTGCCCGGCGGTGAAACAGATCGACACGGTGGCAGCTGAGTGGCCAGCCCAGACAAATTACTTGTACCTGACGTACTGGAGCACCACCCACGACCTCACCTTCCGCACGCCTCACGTCCTGGTCCTTGGCTCCGGCGTCTACCGGATCGGCTCCAGCGTCGAGTTCGACTGGTGCGCCGTGGGCTGCATCCAGCAGCTCCGAAAG ATGGGGTACAAGACCATCATGGTGAACTACAACCCAGAGACCGTCAGCACAGACTACGACATGTGTGACCGACTCTACTTCGATGAGATCTCTTTCGAG GCGGTGATGGACATCTACGAGCTGGAGAGCCCCGAAGGCGTGATCCTCTCCATGGGGGGGCAGCTGCCCAACAACATGGCCATGGCTTTGCATCGCCAGCAGTGCCGGGTGCTGGGCACCTCCCCCGAAGCCATCGACTCAGCCGAGAACCGTTTCAAGTTCTCCCGGCTCCTCGACACCATTGGGATCAGCCAGCCTCAGTGGAGGGAGCTCAGCGACCTCGAG TCCGCTCGCCAGTTCTGCCAGAGCGTGGGGTACCCCTGCGTGGTGCGCCCCTCCTATGTGCTGAgtggtgctgctatgaatgtgGCCTACTCCGATGGGGACCTGGAGCGCTTCCTGAGCAGCGCCGCAGCCGTCTCCAAGGAGCACCCTGTGGTCATTTCCAAGTTCATCCAGGAGGCCAAG GAGATTGACGTGGACGCCGTGGCCTGTGATGGTGTGGTGGTGGCCATCGCCATCTCCGAGCACGTGGAGAATGCGGGCGTACATTCCGGGGATGCCACACTGGTGACCCCACCACAAGACATCACTGCCAAAACGCTGGAGCGGATCCAAACCATCGTGCATGCTGTGGGCCAGGAGCTGCAGGTCACAGGACCCTTCAATCTGCAGCTCATTGCCAAG GACGACCAGCTGAAAGTCATCGAGTGCAACGTGCGTGTCTCTCGCTCCTTTCCCTTCGTCTCCAAGACGCTGGGTGTCGACCTGGTCGCCTTAGCCACACGGGTCATCATGGGGGAAGAGGTGGAGCCTGTGGGGCTCATGACCGGCTCTGGAGTCGTGGGGGTCAAG GTGCCCCAGTTCTCGTTCTCCCGCCTGGCGGGTGCGGACGTGGTGCTGGGCGTGGAGATGACCAGCACCGGGGAAGTGGCTGGCTTTGGGGAGAGCCGCTGTGAGGCCTACCTCAAGGCCATGCTGAGCACCGGCTTCAAGATCCCCAAGAAGAACATCTTGCTGACCATTGGCAGCTACAAG AACAAAAGCGAGCTGCTCCCCACCGTGCGGCTGCTGGAGAGCCTGGGCTACAGCCTCTACGCCAGCCTGGGCACTGCTGACTTCTACACGGAGCACGGCGTCAAG GTGACGGCTGTCGACTGGCACTTTGAGGAGGCCGTGGATGGGGAGTGCCCACCACAGCGAAGCATCTTGGAGCAGCTGGCTGAGAATCACTTTGAGCTTGTGATTAACCTGTCGATGCGTGGCGCTGGGGGCCGCCGTCTGTCTTCCTTTGTCACCAAGGGCTACCGCACCCGACGTCTGGCCGCTGACTTCTCCGTGCCCCTCATCATTGACATCAAATGCACCAAACTGTTCGTGGAG GCCCTGGGCCAGATCGGGCCCGCCCCTCCTATGAAGGTGCACGTGGACTGCATGACCTCCCAGAAGCTTGTGCGGCTACCCG GGTTGATTGATGTCCACGTGCACCTGCGGGAGCCAGGCGGCACACACAAGGAGGACTTTGCCTCGGGcacagctgctgccctggccggCGGCATCACCATGGTGTGCGCCATGCCTAATACCCGGCCCCCCATCATCGacgcccctgccctggccctggcccagaaG CTGGCAGAGGCTGGCGCCCGCTGTGACTTTGCCTTGTTCCTCGGAGCCTCGTCAGAAAATGCAGGGACCCTGGGTGCTGTGGCGGGGTCTGCTGCAGGGCTGAAGCTCTACCTCAATGAGACCTTCTCTGAGCTGCGGCTGGacagtgtggcccagtggatggAG CATTTCGAGACCTGGCCTTGCCATCTGCCCATTGTGGCCCACGCAGAGCGGCAGAGTGTGGCCGCCATCCTCATGGTGGCCCAGCTGACCCAGCGCTCAGTGCACATCTGTCACGTGGCACGGAAGGAAGAG atCCTGCTGATTAAAGCCGCAAAGGCACGAGGGCTGCCCGTGACCTGCGAGGTGGCACCCCACCACCTGTTCCTGAGCCGTGACGACCTGGAACGCCTGGGGCCCGGGAAGGGGGAGGTCCGGCCTGAGCTTGGCTCCCGCCAGGACGTGGAGGCCCTGTGGGAGAACATGGCTGTCATCGACTGCTTTGCCTCGGATCACG ccccccacacaTTGGAGGAGAAGTGTGGGCCCCGGCCGCCCCCTGGCTTCCCCGGGCTCGAGACCATGCTGCCCTTGCTGCTGACGGCTGTGAGCGAGGGCCGGCTCAGTCTGGACGACCTGCTGCAGCGGCTGCACCACAACCCCCGGCGGATCTTCCACCTGCCCCCGCAGGAGGACACCTACGTGGAG GTGGATCTGGAGCACGAGTGGACAATCCCCAGCCACATGCCCTTCTCCAAGGCCCACTGGACACCGTTCGAGGGGCAGAAGGTGAAAGGCACCGTTCGACGCGTGGTCCTGCGAGGAGAGGTCGCCTATATTGacgggcag GTTCTGGTGCCCCCAGGCTATGGACAGGATGTGCGCAAGTGGCCTCAGGGAGCTGTTCCCCAGCTCACGCCCTCCGCGCCTGCCGCCAGCGAGGTCACCACG ACGCCTGAGAGGCCTCGCCGGGGCATCCCTGGGCTTCCCGACGGCCGATTCCACCTGCCACCTCGGATCCACCGTGCCTCCGACCCAGGTCTGCCTG CTGCATTCCTGTGCCCGGGAGCTGGGATCCCACGGGGCAGCAGAGCATGGGCTAATCCAG CTGAAGAGCCAAAGGAAAAGGCGACCCGGAAGGCAGCTGAGCCAG AGTTGATGGGAACCCTTGATGGCACCTGCTACCCTCCACAGCCAGTACCTAGACAGGCGTCGCCCCAGAACCTGGGGCCCCCTGGCCTGCTGCACCCCCAGACCTCACCCCTGCTGCACTCACTAGTGGGCCAACATATCCTGTCCGTCCAGCAGTTCACCAAGGATCag ATGTCTCACCTCTTCAATGTGGCGCACACGCTGCGTATGATGGTGCAGAAGGAGCGGAGCCTCGACATCCTCAAG GGCAAGGTGATGGCCTCCATGTTCTACGAGGTGAGCACGAGGACCAGCAGCTCCTTCGCAGCCGCCATGGCCCGGCTGGGGGGTGCCGTGCTCAGCTTCTCAGAAGCCACGTCCTCCGTCCAAAAGGGCGAGTCCCTGGCTGACTCCGTGCAGACCATGAGCTGCTACGCCGATGTCGTGGTGCTTCGGCACCCCCAGCCCGGAGCAGTGGAG CTGGCAGCCAAGCACTGCCGGAGGCCCGTGATCAACGCTGGGGACGGGGTGGGAGAGcaccccacccaggccctgctggACATCTTCACCATCCGGGAGGAGCTGGGGACTGTCAACGGCATGACG ATCACGATGGTGGGGGACCTGAAGCATGGACGCACAGTGCACTCCCTGGCTTGCCTGCTCACGCAGTACCGTGTCAGCCTGCGCTACGTGGCACCTCCCAGCCTGCGCATGCCGTCCAGTGTGTGGACCTTTGTGGCCTCCCGCGGCACCAAGCAG GAGGAATTTGAGAGCATCGAGGAGGCGCTGCCCGACACCGACGTGCTCTACATGACTCGGATCCAGAAGGAGCGCTTTGGCTCCACCCAGGAGTACGAAGCT TGCTTTGGCCAGTTCATCCTCACTCCCCACATCATGACCCGGGCCAAGAAGAAGATGGTGGTGATGCACCCAATGCCCCGAGTCAACGAGATAAG TGTGGAGGTGGACTCGGACCCCCGCGCAGCCTACTTCCGCCAGGCCGAGAACGGCATGTACATCCGCATGGCCCTGCTGGCCACCGTGCTGGGCCGCTTCTAG